One Phycisphaera mikurensis NBRC 102666 DNA window includes the following coding sequences:
- a CDS encoding ABC transporter ATP-binding protein, translating to MISTTNLTKRYGDVMALTNLNLQIEAGQAFGFIGPNGAGKTTTIKILATLLRPTWGEARVDGLSVGPVNARQVRRIIGYVPDYFGTYQDMVVAEYLGFFAAAYGLDGGTRKRAIADVLELVGLTDKADADVNALSRGMQQRLSVARVLLHDPKVLLLDEPASGLDPRARVEMRELLKELHAMGKTILISSHILLELADLCDVVGIIESGEMRFTGTVNALMARVQPDRVLRVGVPAQAEAAAGVLAAVPGVANAAAEGPGVRVTLREDAPADVRQRVAAAVVGGGYPLESLSEEKLNLEAAFMKLTRELAAAPPPAPAGSAAG from the coding sequence ATGATCTCCACCACCAACCTCACGAAGCGGTACGGCGACGTGATGGCGCTCACCAACTTGAACCTGCAGATCGAGGCGGGGCAGGCGTTCGGCTTCATCGGCCCCAACGGCGCCGGCAAGACGACGACGATCAAGATCCTCGCGACCCTGCTCCGCCCGACCTGGGGCGAGGCCCGCGTCGACGGGCTCTCGGTCGGGCCGGTCAACGCCCGCCAGGTGCGGCGGATCATCGGCTACGTGCCCGACTACTTCGGCACGTACCAGGACATGGTCGTCGCGGAGTACCTCGGCTTCTTCGCCGCCGCCTACGGCCTCGACGGCGGCACGCGGAAGCGGGCGATCGCCGACGTGCTCGAGCTGGTCGGCCTCACCGACAAGGCCGACGCCGACGTGAACGCGCTCTCCCGCGGGATGCAGCAGCGGCTCTCGGTGGCGCGCGTCCTGCTGCACGACCCGAAGGTGCTGCTGCTGGACGAGCCCGCGTCGGGGCTGGACCCGCGGGCCCGCGTGGAGATGCGCGAGCTGCTCAAGGAGCTGCACGCGATGGGCAAGACGATCCTGATCTCCTCGCACATCCTGCTCGAGCTCGCCGACCTCTGCGACGTCGTGGGCATCATCGAGTCCGGCGAGATGCGCTTCACCGGCACCGTGAACGCGCTGATGGCCCGGGTGCAGCCCGATCGCGTGCTGCGGGTGGGCGTGCCGGCGCAGGCGGAGGCGGCCGCCGGCGTGCTCGCGGCGGTGCCGGGGGTGGCAAACGCGGCCGCGGAGGGTCCCGGTGTCCGGGTGACGCTGCGTGAGGACGCGCCCGCGGACGTGCGGCAGCGGGTGGCCGCGGCGGTCGTCGGCGGCGGCTACCCGCTGGAGAGCCTGAGCGAGGAGAAGCTGAACCTGGAGGCGGCGTTCATGAAGCTGACGCGTGAACTGGCGGCGGCGCCGCCGCCCGCTCCGGCGGGGTCCGCGGCCGGCTGA
- a CDS encoding Dps family protein: MSFFPRNPLSEEHAKTTADALQPVLVSLIGLALEAKQAHWNVFGTQFLSVHEKLDDVVKSAREGADTVAERMAQLGFSPDGRPGAVASDAPQPGYPDGFQNVPTTLTRMCDVLLAVSQRLRQSIEVTGDTDPLTEDQLIAIGQEVEEHLWMLQAMEADNDRGA, from the coding sequence ATGAGCTTTTTCCCCCGCAATCCGCTCTCCGAAGAGCACGCCAAGACCACCGCCGACGCCCTCCAGCCCGTGCTGGTGAGCCTGATCGGCCTCGCCCTGGAGGCCAAGCAGGCCCATTGGAACGTCTTCGGCACGCAGTTCCTCTCCGTCCACGAGAAGCTCGACGACGTCGTGAAGTCGGCCCGCGAGGGCGCCGACACCGTCGCCGAGCGGATGGCCCAACTGGGCTTCTCGCCCGATGGCCGGCCCGGCGCCGTCGCGAGCGACGCCCCGCAGCCCGGCTACCCCGATGGCTTCCAGAACGTGCCGACCACCCTCACGCGGATGTGCGACGTCCTGCTGGCGGTGAGCCAGCGGCTGCGGCAGAGCATCGAGGTCACCGGCGACACCGACCCGCTCACCGAGGATCAGCTCATCGCGATCGGCCAGGAGGTCGAGGAGCACCTCTGGATGCTGCAGGCGATGGAGGCCGACAACGACCGCGGCGCCTGA
- a CDS encoding glutamine synthetase beta-grasp domain-containing protein — protein sequence MATKIAKLEYIWLDGYEPIQTLRSKTKIERDFGGKLEDCDVWSFDGSSTLQATGGSSDCLLKPVFLCPDPARENGFLVMCEVLSADGSAHPSNGRATINDDDDDFWFGFEQEYTLIDTTTNLPLGFPMNGYPGPQGPYYCSVGAGRAFGREIIDRHMDMCLEAGLNFEGINGEVMAGQWEYQIMCKSATEAGDQIWVARYLLERLGEQYDVKVDYHPKPVKGDWNGSGMHANFSNEVLRTCGSKETFEKICQAFEPRIKEHMAVYGAYNEQRLTGLHETQSMDKFSYGVSDRGASIRIPLLAVQRGWKGWLEDRRPNSAADPYKVAAVIVDTVKGANIS from the coding sequence ATGGCCACCAAGATCGCGAAGCTCGAGTACATCTGGCTCGACGGCTACGAGCCCATCCAGACCCTCCGCTCCAAGACCAAGATCGAGCGCGACTTCGGCGGCAAGCTCGAGGACTGCGACGTCTGGAGCTTCGACGGCTCGTCGACGCTGCAGGCCACCGGCGGCTCGTCGGACTGCCTGCTCAAGCCGGTGTTCCTCTGCCCGGACCCGGCGCGGGAGAACGGCTTCCTGGTGATGTGCGAGGTGCTCTCGGCGGACGGTTCGGCCCACCCCTCCAACGGCCGGGCGACCATCAACGACGACGACGACGACTTCTGGTTCGGCTTCGAGCAGGAGTACACCCTGATCGACACCACCACGAACCTGCCGCTGGGCTTCCCGATGAACGGGTACCCCGGCCCGCAGGGTCCGTACTACTGCAGCGTCGGCGCCGGCCGGGCCTTCGGCCGCGAGATCATCGACCGCCACATGGACATGTGCCTGGAGGCGGGCCTCAACTTCGAAGGCATCAACGGCGAGGTGATGGCCGGCCAGTGGGAATACCAGATCATGTGCAAGTCGGCCACGGAGGCCGGCGACCAGATCTGGGTCGCCCGGTACCTGCTGGAGCGGCTCGGCGAGCAGTACGACGTCAAGGTCGACTACCACCCCAAGCCGGTCAAGGGCGACTGGAACGGCTCGGGCATGCACGCCAACTTTTCGAACGAGGTCCTGAGAACCTGCGGCAGCAAGGAGACCTTCGAGAAGATCTGCCAGGCCTTCGAGCCGCGGATCAAGGAGCACATGGCCGTCTACGGCGCCTACAACGAGCAGCGCCTCACGGGCCTGCACGAGACGCAGTCGATGGACAAGTTCAGCTACGGCGTGTCCGACCGCGGCGCCTCGATCCGCATCCCCCTGCTCGCCGTCCAGCGCGGCTGGAAGGGCTGGCTGGAGGACCGCCGCCCCAACTCCGCCGCCGACCCGTACAAGGTGGCCGCGGTGATCGTCGACACGGTGAAGGGCGCCAACATCTCGTAA
- a CDS encoding alpha-L-rhamnosidase-related protein, which translates to MTAAASMPPHSADEPATPPAWAFYGSLAADGPPPPGSHTAVRVSFELAGAAEGGEASLALWAGGAFTANLDGEHLADGPHRCDPDAFDGAVAADPARLRGLAAGPHVLTLRVQHAGVPTRLAAEEPAAFFVRLAGLALAGAPRVRLLRLPGYAAELRRLNPQLGWIDWADARENPRGWERSGFDDDGWDTPTPMAADAPRPVPAGLGSIPRGRVEPVLLAEGFAADRFGYAADDPPARFHLRDLDPAPADRGGRWWRFDLGRVRLFFPRVRPAGGADAAGVEVQLAYSETLPGGRVLPWIPYSLGLSCNLDRFVLDGSGEAVGPLAPRGGRYVEVHALGPAGALEGLTLRIDERGFFGEPAGSFACDRPALGRVWSAGVETLHACAEDALTDNPTRERGAWVGDLALSNKVAAVAHHDLRLVRRGLVQAAAGADASGLVAGLGPGPQLHVPSFALHWLRAAWLFFDQTGDRALLRELAPAARATLAAFEPVGGAGLRRAEGWPFFDWAAPIDEEANRLALNVLLLQATRDAAAWHLALADRGHARRLAAEAGALSAAVRGEAARRGGWAATGYHAVGLALAAGEVDPAEADACLDAVESAWRSAFPWSAEADAPRLGDPGEPVAGAVTPFFADLVLPELIRRGRTAFVHEAVERCWGWMLGGGRTTLTEVFSDRWSHAHVWSAGPVAWLSRTVLGLTPRHALTGPDGVGAWSWSLQPGALRQAAGRLPLAGHPGEAIDVAWTRQDDRIEGELTLPRPLWIHRPATVTLGGGLAAEGRTRLPAGATRFVQRLVDRC; encoded by the coding sequence ATGACCGCCGCCGCCTCGATGCCCCCACACTCCGCCGACGAGCCCGCGACTCCGCCCGCCTGGGCGTTCTACGGCTCGCTGGCCGCGGACGGCCCGCCGCCGCCGGGCTCGCACACCGCGGTCCGCGTGAGCTTCGAGCTCGCCGGAGCGGCGGAGGGCGGCGAGGCGTCGCTGGCGCTCTGGGCCGGCGGCGCGTTCACGGCGAATCTCGACGGCGAGCACCTCGCCGACGGCCCGCACCGCTGCGACCCCGACGCCTTCGACGGCGCGGTGGCCGCGGACCCCGCCCGCCTCCGCGGGCTCGCCGCGGGGCCGCACGTGCTCACGCTGCGCGTCCAGCACGCCGGGGTGCCGACGCGCCTCGCCGCCGAGGAGCCCGCCGCCTTCTTCGTCCGCCTCGCGGGGCTCGCCCTCGCGGGGGCGCCGCGCGTCCGCCTGCTCCGGCTCCCCGGGTACGCGGCGGAGCTGCGGCGGCTGAACCCGCAGCTGGGCTGGATCGACTGGGCCGACGCGCGCGAGAACCCCCGCGGCTGGGAGCGGTCCGGCTTCGACGACGACGGCTGGGACACCCCCACCCCGATGGCCGCGGACGCCCCGCGGCCCGTGCCCGCGGGTCTGGGCTCCATCCCGCGGGGCCGCGTCGAGCCGGTCCTTCTCGCCGAGGGCTTCGCCGCCGACCGCTTCGGCTACGCCGCCGACGACCCGCCCGCCCGCTTCCACCTGCGGGACCTGGACCCCGCCCCCGCCGACCGCGGCGGCCGCTGGTGGCGATTCGACCTCGGCCGCGTGCGGCTGTTCTTCCCGCGCGTGCGGCCGGCGGGCGGGGCCGATGCCGCCGGCGTGGAGGTGCAGCTGGCCTACAGCGAGACGCTGCCCGGTGGGCGGGTGCTGCCGTGGATCCCCTACTCGCTGGGGCTCTCGTGCAACCTCGACCGCTTCGTGCTCGACGGCTCGGGTGAGGCCGTCGGCCCGCTGGCGCCACGCGGCGGGCGGTACGTGGAGGTCCACGCGCTGGGGCCGGCCGGGGCGCTCGAGGGCCTGACGCTGCGGATCGACGAGCGCGGCTTCTTCGGCGAGCCCGCCGGCTCGTTCGCGTGCGACCGGCCGGCGCTGGGCCGCGTCTGGTCGGCCGGCGTCGAGACGCTGCACGCCTGCGCCGAGGACGCGCTCACGGACAACCCGACGCGGGAGCGCGGGGCATGGGTGGGCGACCTGGCGCTCTCGAACAAGGTGGCCGCGGTCGCCCACCACGACCTGCGGCTGGTCCGCCGCGGCCTGGTGCAGGCCGCGGCCGGCGCCGACGCCAGCGGCCTGGTCGCCGGGCTCGGACCCGGCCCGCAGCTGCACGTGCCCTCCTTCGCGCTGCACTGGCTGCGCGCCGCGTGGCTGTTCTTCGACCAGACCGGCGATCGGGCGCTGCTCCGCGAGCTCGCCCCCGCGGCCCGCGCCACCCTCGCCGCCTTCGAGCCGGTGGGCGGCGCCGGCCTCCGCCGCGCGGAGGGCTGGCCGTTCTTCGATTGGGCGGCACCGATCGACGAGGAAGCCAACCGCCTCGCGCTCAACGTGCTGCTGCTGCAGGCCACCCGCGACGCCGCCGCCTGGCACCTGGCCCTCGCGGACCGCGGCCACGCCCGCCGGCTCGCCGCCGAGGCCGGCGCCCTCTCCGCCGCCGTCCGCGGCGAGGCCGCCCGCCGCGGCGGTTGGGCCGCCACCGGGTACCACGCGGTCGGGCTGGCGCTGGCCGCCGGGGAGGTCGACCCCGCCGAGGCCGACGCCTGCCTCGACGCCGTCGAGTCCGCCTGGCGATCGGCCTTCCCCTGGTCCGCCGAGGCCGACGCGCCGCGGCTGGGCGATCCCGGCGAGCCGGTGGCCGGCGCCGTCACCCCCTTCTTCGCCGACCTGGTCCTCCCCGAGCTGATCCGCCGCGGCCGCACAGCCTTCGTCCACGAAGCCGTCGAACGGTGCTGGGGCTGGATGCTCGGCGGCGGCCGCACCACGCTCACGGAGGTCTTCAGCGACCGCTGGAGCCACGCCCACGTCTGGTCCGCCGGTCCCGTCGCCTGGCTCAGCCGGACCGTCCTGGGCCTCACCCCGCGGCACGCCCTGACCGGGCCCGACGGCGTCGGAGCCTGGTCGTGGTCGCTGCAGCCCGGGGCGCTCCGCCAGGCCGCCGGCCGCCTCCCGCTGGCCGGGCACCCCGGGGAGGCCATCGACGTCGCCTGGACCCGCCAGGACGACCGCATCGAGGGGGAGCTCACGCTCCCGCGTCCTCTGTGGATCCACCGCCCCGCCACCGTCACCCTCGGCGGCGGCCTCGCTGCAGAGGGACGGACCCGCCTGCCGGCGGGTGCCACCCGCTTCGTCCAGCGGCTCGTGGACCGCTGCTGA
- a CDS encoding carbohydrate ABC transporter permease — translation MTAKPAPDRSPLARVAPLLLGLLLALTLAPYAVMLLVSQKTDAEMDASFWSLPDAARPGFYAEAARLLWPYVLNSLGIAAASVAATVVLSALTGYVFARMDFGGKRFLFGALLTLMMVPAVLTLVPSFLWFKSLPLVGGNDAWGLGGTGLLDRRLVLLLPLVTGSQVLGVFLCRGFFEQLPASLFEAARLDGAGELRAFASIALPMSLPIVATVGMLTFVGAYNDFIWPLVTVSTESRQVFTVGITRLGASTGTRYGPVFAGYVVGSLPLLAVFALGMRYYVAGMTAGAVKE, via the coding sequence GTGACCGCGAAGCCCGCCCCCGACCGCAGCCCGCTCGCCCGGGTGGCCCCGCTGCTCCTTGGCCTGCTGCTCGCGCTCACGCTGGCGCCGTACGCGGTGATGCTGCTGGTGTCGCAGAAGACCGACGCGGAGATGGACGCCTCGTTCTGGAGCCTGCCCGACGCGGCCCGGCCGGGCTTCTACGCCGAGGCCGCGCGGCTGCTGTGGCCGTACGTGCTCAACAGCCTCGGCATCGCGGCGGCCTCGGTGGCGGCCACGGTGGTGCTCTCGGCGCTGACCGGGTACGTGTTCGCGCGGATGGACTTCGGCGGGAAGCGCTTCCTCTTCGGGGCGTTGCTCACGCTGATGATGGTGCCGGCGGTGCTCACGCTGGTGCCCTCGTTCCTGTGGTTCAAGTCGCTGCCGCTGGTCGGCGGCAACGATGCCTGGGGGCTTGGCGGAACGGGCCTGCTCGACCGGCGGCTGGTGCTGCTGCTGCCGCTGGTGACCGGCAGCCAGGTGCTCGGCGTGTTCCTGTGCCGCGGCTTCTTCGAGCAGCTGCCCGCGTCGCTGTTCGAGGCCGCACGCCTCGACGGCGCCGGCGAGCTGCGGGCCTTCGCGTCGATCGCGCTGCCGATGTCGCTGCCGATCGTCGCCACCGTGGGCATGCTGACCTTCGTGGGGGCGTACAACGACTTCATCTGGCCGCTGGTGACGGTCTCCACCGAGTCCCGGCAGGTCTTCACCGTCGGCATCACGCGCCTGGGAGCCAGCACCGGCACGCGGTACGGTCCGGTCTTTGCCGGCTACGTGGTCGGCTCGCTCCCGCTGCTGGCGGTGTTCGCGCTGGGCATGCGGTACTACGTGGCCGGCATGACGGCCGGGGCGGTGAAGGAATGA
- a CDS encoding extracellular solute-binding protein, whose amino-acid sequence MAERRSGSLLLFLLVGLTLALPRASPASAETVSLAVNTPNYFPGFQELAAAYERENPGTRIELSLIPEGYGTWLRTRFAAGGDLVPDLFHVNFISGLVQEGGVRFLDEALDALNPHSGEPWADGFDRALLDRYAYNGRVYQIPLDAVEIGLVFNRDLLAAHGIDGVPEDWDGFLDACATLQDAGVTPLAIGGDAESFRVGQVAWLHRMLMDVYLRDLLPVVAAQPGDWDYVEATAHDPDGSDLLVPINTERALLAFREGRIDVRSDRFRSIHRRLGELLAFAQPGFLGTDGQNATRLFLQQKAAMGLMLSGEVLDLTRRETDAGASGAAGPVGFRWGVSWLPTIRGDPLALGAFRGVGGPAVVLSASDRGDAAHREAVIDFLRYITSPAGVQVLFDSALERGLPLNGLPAVDGVELPPALRDKLDAFEGNGFVKDLFLSLSADPEGVFEWRSGAQDFLAGRTTLDAFLAGYHASNLRAIDGVARQYHLDMDPRTEDLPRPPGGGGAWLFRLGPPAVGLGLLGFAGLGTWHAWRAGPGRRRPTVLAYALLTPTFALLIAFAWYPAALGLVLGFTDWRGGGSASFVGVDHFRRALDDPRLWSGLWNQLVLLGTAILKATVVPFLAAELLLTLRRRRVAHALRSAFLLPMLVPAVVVILLWKFVYDPNLGVLNVALRTVGLDALAANWLGDADTALAALVLMNAPWVGALGLLIYLAGLMDLPAGVHEAYRLESGSLWKRWWKVDFPLVRTQTRIMVVLTFILSLQDFQAILLMTDGGPGTATIIPALRMYHQAFRFGNFGYAAAIGTLLFVVILGLSLVNLRLLRERP is encoded by the coding sequence ATGGCCGAGCGCCGCTCCGGCTCGCTGCTGCTCTTCCTGCTGGTCGGGCTCACGCTCGCGTTGCCGCGGGCAAGCCCGGCTTCCGCCGAAACCGTCTCGCTCGCGGTCAACACGCCCAACTACTTCCCGGGGTTCCAGGAGCTCGCGGCGGCCTACGAGCGCGAGAACCCCGGCACGCGGATCGAGCTCTCGCTCATCCCCGAGGGCTATGGCACGTGGCTGCGGACGCGCTTCGCCGCCGGCGGCGACCTCGTGCCGGACCTCTTCCACGTCAACTTCATCTCCGGCCTCGTGCAGGAGGGCGGCGTCCGCTTCCTCGACGAGGCGCTGGACGCGTTGAACCCGCACAGCGGCGAGCCATGGGCCGACGGCTTCGACCGGGCGCTGCTCGACCGCTACGCCTACAACGGCCGCGTCTACCAGATTCCGTTGGACGCGGTGGAGATCGGGCTGGTCTTCAACCGCGACCTGCTCGCGGCGCACGGCATCGACGGCGTGCCCGAAGACTGGGACGGCTTCCTGGACGCCTGCGCAACGCTGCAAGACGCCGGCGTCACGCCGCTGGCGATCGGCGGCGACGCGGAGAGCTTCCGGGTGGGTCAGGTGGCGTGGCTCCACCGGATGCTGATGGACGTGTACCTGCGCGACCTGCTGCCGGTGGTCGCCGCGCAGCCGGGCGACTGGGACTACGTGGAGGCCACGGCCCACGACCCGGACGGCTCGGACCTGCTGGTCCCGATCAACACCGAGCGGGCGCTGCTCGCCTTCCGCGAGGGCCGCATCGACGTGCGGTCGGATCGGTTCCGGTCGATCCACCGGCGCCTCGGCGAGCTGCTCGCCTTCGCGCAGCCGGGCTTCCTCGGCACCGATGGGCAGAACGCCACGCGGCTGTTCCTGCAGCAGAAAGCGGCGATGGGGCTGATGCTCTCCGGCGAGGTGCTGGACCTGACGCGGCGCGAGACCGACGCGGGGGCCAGCGGCGCGGCCGGGCCGGTCGGCTTCCGCTGGGGCGTGTCGTGGCTGCCGACGATCCGCGGCGACCCGCTGGCGCTCGGCGCGTTCCGCGGCGTCGGCGGGCCCGCGGTCGTGCTCTCCGCGAGCGACCGGGGCGACGCCGCGCACCGCGAGGCGGTCATCGACTTCCTGCGGTACATCACGTCGCCCGCGGGGGTGCAGGTGCTCTTCGACAGCGCCCTGGAGCGCGGCCTGCCGCTGAACGGGCTGCCCGCCGTGGACGGCGTGGAGCTGCCGCCGGCGCTGCGGGACAAGCTGGACGCGTTCGAGGGGAACGGCTTCGTCAAGGACCTCTTCCTCTCGCTCTCGGCGGACCCCGAGGGCGTCTTCGAGTGGCGGAGCGGGGCCCAGGACTTCCTCGCCGGGCGGACCACGCTCGACGCGTTCCTCGCCGGGTACCACGCCTCGAACCTGCGGGCCATCGACGGCGTGGCGCGGCAGTACCACCTGGACATGGACCCGCGGACCGAGGACCTTCCGCGGCCGCCCGGCGGCGGCGGCGCCTGGCTCTTCCGCCTCGGCCCGCCGGCGGTGGGCCTGGGCCTGCTGGGCTTCGCCGGCCTGGGCACCTGGCACGCCTGGCGCGCCGGCCCGGGCCGCCGCCGGCCGACCGTGCTCGCGTATGCGCTGCTCACGCCGACCTTCGCGTTGCTCATCGCCTTCGCCTGGTACCCCGCGGCGTTGGGGTTGGTGCTGGGCTTCACCGACTGGCGCGGCGGCGGGAGCGCGAGCTTCGTCGGCGTCGACCACTTCCGCCGCGCTCTCGACGATCCGCGCCTCTGGAGCGGGCTCTGGAACCAGCTGGTCCTGCTGGGCACCGCAATCCTCAAGGCAACGGTCGTGCCCTTCCTCGCCGCCGAGCTGCTGCTCACGCTGCGTCGCCGCCGCGTGGCCCACGCGCTGCGCTCGGCCTTCCTGCTGCCGATGCTCGTCCCGGCGGTCGTGGTGATCCTGCTGTGGAAGTTCGTCTACGACCCGAACCTCGGCGTGCTCAACGTCGCGCTCCGCACGGTCGGCCTGGACGCGCTGGCCGCCAACTGGCTCGGCGACGCCGACACCGCGCTCGCCGCGCTGGTCCTCATGAATGCCCCGTGGGTGGGGGCGCTGGGCCTGCTGATCTACCTCGCCGGGCTGATGGACCTGCCCGCCGGCGTTCACGAGGCGTACCGGCTGGAGTCGGGCAGCCTGTGGAAGCGCTGGTGGAAGGTCGACTTCCCGCTCGTGCGGACGCAGACGCGGATCATGGTCGTGCTGACCTTCATCCTCAGCCTGCAGGACTTCCAGGCCATCCTGCTGATGACCGACGGCGGCCCGGGCACCGCCACGATCATCCCCGCGCTGCGGATGTACCACCAGGCCTTCCGCTTCGGCAACTTCGGCTACGCCGCGGCCATCGGGACGCTGCTGTTCGTGGTGATCCTCGGCCTGAGCCTGGTGAACCTGCGGCTGCTGCGGGAGCGCCCGTGA